Proteins encoded together in one Triticum dicoccoides isolate Atlit2015 ecotype Zavitan chromosome 7B, WEW_v2.0, whole genome shotgun sequence window:
- the LOC119341261 gene encoding chaperonin-like RBCX protein 1, chloroplastic: protein MQISPAGCKPWRTLVTIPDAMVSSRCAVLPHPAGVAPRRRQHLPAQAFWGTERRRRRRLVSFEAPPRCHKMYVPGFGEGSPEKKAAISLLNFFNYLAVRIVLAQLESYNREAYVELKEFTTRNSVNDADSFCKNLIRESPRHKALAMRILEVRSAYMKNDFEWDNLKKLSFKMVDEANIKLMRDYVLETSHIEDDE, encoded by the exons ATGCAAATATCTCCCGCTGGGTGCAAGCCGTGGCGCACGTTGGTTACCATTCCAGACGCCATGGTGTCCTCTCGCTGCGCCGTCCTGCCCCACCCTGCCGGAGTGGCCCCTCGTCGCCGGCAACACCTACCCGCACAGGCGTTCTGGGGGAcggagaggaggcggcggaggcggctcgTGAGCTTCGAGGCGCCGCCTCGGTGCCACAAGATGTATGTTCCCG GCTTTGGAGAGGGCTCACCAGAGAAAAAGGCGGCGATTAGTCTGCTGAACTTCTTCAATTACCTGGCCGTCAGGATTGTGCTGGCACAGCTTGAG AGTTACAACCGAGAAGCCTATGTTGAGCTCAAGGAGTTCACCACCCGCAACTCCGTGAACGACGCTGATAGTTTCTGCAAAAACCTGATCCGCGAGTCGCCAAGACACAAGGCATTAG CTATGAGGATTTTGGAG gttcgatcggcttataTGAAGAATGATTTCGAGTGGGACAACCTGAAGAAGCTATCGTTCAAG ATGGTTGATGAGGCCAACATAAAGCTCATGAGGGATTATGTCCTGGAGACCAGCCACATAGAAGACGACGAGTGA
- the LOC119341949 gene encoding scarecrow-like protein 34: MDATPEEFEPLSPSLFLDLPPTPPPAADVDLDFISRMLMEEDIDDKFFYQYPDQPAILDAQRPYEQIISDTTTSSSGSPNGTTSSDGNAISSSNAATSSSEETNNSSWPYDPLELSQLLRSPPYLDDMVFGGLVPDSPADEDARSSFLADAPAAGFQQSPTQLMGAADGAGAFFGQNGGSPGTQSSAVLNGPAEEKGAERKPAMFSAGDGGQVGLLSAFFSNGGDMDMLNSAFLKGMEEANKFLPTNNTLLEATPGKERGSTVKKEEAANGTPPSGNGRGRRYRYDEDDLEAETTRSSKLMMPDIEETGAREMFDEIMLEGYETCMQGIEELRLAMDNEAKKKSGKAARAKKSEAVDLRTMLVHCAQAVAAGDRRGATELLRQIKQHSGPTGDATQRLAHCFAEGLEARLAGTGSQVYQSLVAKRTSVVEFLKAYKLFMAACCFKKANFGFANKTILNAVAGKRRLHIVDFGVQYGLQWPGLMRWLAQRDGGPPEVRITGVDLPQPGFRPARQVEETGRRLSSCARELGVPFKFHGVTARWDTVRGEDLGIDPDEVFVVHCQCGLRNLMDDSVAVTTGGPSPRDVVLRNIRDMRPDVFVECVANGAYGAPFFVTRFREAMFFYSAHFDMLDATIPRDNDVRLLIERDLIGPGALNVIACEGADRVERPETYRQWQVRNRRAGLRQLPLDPEVVGMVREKVREHYHKDFLIDVDHQWLLQGWKGRVLYALSTWVADHDS; the protein is encoded by the coding sequence ATGGACGCGACGCCGGAGGAGTTCGAGCCGCTCTCGCCGTCCCTCTTCCTCGACCTGCCGCCCACCCCGCCCCCCGCCGCGGACGTCGACCTCGACTTCATCTCGCGCATGCTCATGGAGGAGGACATTGACGACAAGTTCTTCTACCAGTACCCCGACCAGCCCGCCATCCTCGACGCCCAGCGCCCCTACGAGCAGATCATCTCcgacaccaccacctcctcctccggctcccccAACGGCACCACCTCCTCCGACGGCAACGCCATCAGCAGCAGCAACGCCGCAACGTCCTCCTCCGAGGAGACCAACAACTCCTCCTGGCCCTACGACCCGCTCGAGCTCTCCCAGCTCCTCCGCTCCCCGCCCTACCTCGACGACATGGTGTTCGGCGGCCTCGTCCCCGATTCCCCCGCCGACGAGGATGCCAGGAGCTCGTTCCTTGCTGACGCCCCGGCTGCGGGGTTCCAGCAGAGCCCGACGCAACTCATGGGCGCGGCCGACGGGGCCGGCGCGTTCTTCGGCCAGAACGGCGGCAGCCCGGGCACCCAGAGTTCGGCAGTCTTAAATGGCCCGGCGGAGGAGAAGGGGGCCGAGCGGAAGCCGGCGATGTTTTCCGCTGGCGACGGTGGCCAGGTCGGGCTGCTCTCGGCCTTCTTCAGCAACGGTGGCGACATGGACATGCTCAACTCGGCTTTCCTCAAGGGCATGGAGGAGGCCAACAAGTTCTTGCCGACCAACAACACCCTCCTCGAGGCCACCCCCGGCAAGGAGCGCGGCTCCACCGTCAAGAAGGAGGAGGCGGCGAATGGGACACCGCCGTCCGGCAATGGCCGGGGCCGCAGGTACAGGTACGACGAGGACGACCTGGAGGCGGAGACCACCAGGAGCAGCAAGCTGATGATGCCGGACATCGAGGAAACTGGCGCGCGCGAGATGTTCGACGAAATAATGCTGGAGGGGTACGAGACGTGCATGCAGGGGATAGAGGAGCTGCGCCTCGCCATGGACAatgaggccaagaagaagagcGGGAAGGCGGCGCGCGCGAAGAAGAGCGAGGCGGTCGACCTGCGCACCATGCTCGTCCACTGCGCGCAGGCCGTGGCCGCGGGCGACCGCCGGGGCGCGACGGAGCTGCTGAGGCAGATCAAGCAGCACTCCGGGCCGACGGGAGACGCCACGCAGAGGCTGGCGCACTGTTTCGCGGAGGGGCTGGAGGCGCGGCTGGCGGGCACGGGGAGCCAGGTCTACCAGTCGCTGGTGGCCAAGCGCACCTCGGTGGTGGAGTTCCTCAAGGCGTACAAGCTGTTCATGGCGGCCTGCTGCTTCAAGAAGGCCAACTTCGGGTTCGCCAACAAGACCATTCTGAACGCCGTGGCCGGGAAGCGCCGGCTGCACATCGTGGACTTCGGGGTGCAGTACGGGCTCCAGTGGCCGGGCCTGATGCGGTGGCTGGCGCAGAGGGACGGCGGGCCGCCGGAGGTGAGGATCACGGGCGTCGACCTCCCGCAGCCCGGGTTCCGCCCGGCGCGCCAGGTCGAGGAGACGGGCCGCCGGCTCAGCAGCTGCGCCCGCGAGCTGGGCGTGCCGTTCAAGTTCCACGGCGTGACGGCCAGGTGGGACACCGTGCGCGGCGAGGACCTGGGCATCGACCCGGACGAGGTGTTCGTGGTGCACTGCCAGTGCGGCCTCCGGAACCTGATGGACGACAGCGTCGCGGTGACCACGGGCGGCCCGAGCCCGAGGGACGTGGTGCTGCGGAACATCCGGGACATGAGGCCCGACGTGTTCGTGGAGTGCGTGGCGAACGGCGCGTACGGCGCGCCCTTCTTCGTgacgcggttcagggaggccatgtTCTTCTACTCGGCGCACTTCGACATGCTGGACGCGACCATCCCGCGGGACAACGACGTGCGGCTGCTGATCGAGCGGGACCTCATCGGGCCGGGCGCGCTGAACGTGATCGCCTGCGAGGGCGCGGACCGGGTGGAGCGCCCGGAGACGTACAGGCAGTGGCAGGTGCGGAACCGCCGGGCGGGGCTCCGGCAGCTGCCGCTGGACCCGGAGGTGGTCGGGATGGTGAGGGAGAAGGTGAGGGAGCACTACCACAAGGACTTCCTCATCGACGTGGATCACCAGTGGCTGCTGCAGGGGTGGAAAGGCAGAGTGCTCTACGCTCTCTCCACATGGGTCGCCGACCATGATAGCTAG